A single Staphylococcus muscae DNA region contains:
- a CDS encoding DUF1700 domain-containing protein: MDKITFLNELEYQLNKLPKDVVDDVMNTYENYFYEEGQKGFTDKEIVDALDTPKQIAKRKYAKSAVKDAEKKPNITHVLRAIIATIGMSLVTFCFVLIPLIIVVIMMMAATFVSLGMILSPFILLISNILAGIQNFSISNYLFSFAYLGLGMMFLVMIVKASIGIRTLLIRYLKWNMHFMKKGTM; encoded by the coding sequence ATGGATAAAATTACGTTTTTGAATGAATTAGAGTATCAATTAAACAAATTACCAAAAGATGTCGTTGATGACGTCATGAATACATACGAAAATTATTTTTATGAAGAGGGGCAAAAAGGGTTTACAGACAAAGAGATAGTGGATGCATTGGATACACCGAAACAGATTGCTAAACGAAAATATGCGAAATCAGCGGTTAAAGACGCAGAGAAAAAGCCAAATATCACACATGTTTTACGTGCGATTATCGCAACGATTGGGATGAGTCTTGTGACGTTCTGTTTTGTTTTAATTCCACTTATCATTGTCGTCATCATGATGATGGCTGCCACCTTTGTTTCGTTAGGTATGATCCTTTCGCCATTTATTTTATTAATCTCAAATATATTAGCAGGCATACAAAACTTTTCGATTAGTAACTATTTGTTTAGCTTTGCGTATCTTGGTTTAGGTATGATGTTTTTAGTGATGATTGTTAAGGCATCCATTGGTATAAGGACTTTACTCATTCGATATTTAAAGTGGAATATGCACTTTATGAAAAAAGGAACTATGTAA
- a CDS encoding gluconate:H+ symporter — protein sequence MLHELWPIISVVLGILLLLVLIMAFKLNTFVSLIVTAIVTGLFLGMPFDSIIKTIEAGMGGTLGHIALIFGLGAMLGKLLADGGGATQIADTLISRLGEKYVQWAMVIASFIIGIALFFEVGLVLLIPLVFTIAKRMNISQLKIGLPMVTALSVTHGFLPPHPGPVVIASELNANIGEVLLYGFIIAIPVTIVSGPLFVKIAPKLSPTAFQREGDISSLGATKTFEKDALPSFGLSTFTALLPVILMLFATIWQLVSGHTDGATNAFESFIYFIGTAGTAMLIAVLFAIFSMGLMRGIAMKDVMDTLTQAIYPIGMMLLIIGGGGAFKQILIDGGVGKSIETFFTGSHISPLLLAWLVAAVLRLALGSATVAAISTTGIVLPLLQTADINLALVVLAIGAGSVFCSHVNDAGFWMFKEYFGLTIKETFLTWSLVETIISVSGLVFVYFLSLFV from the coding sequence ATGTTACATGAGTTATGGCCGATTATTAGTGTTGTATTAGGTATTTTATTATTACTCGTATTAATTATGGCATTTAAATTAAATACTTTCGTATCGTTAATTGTGACAGCGATTGTGACAGGCTTGTTCTTAGGCATGCCATTCGATAGTATTATTAAAACAATTGAAGCCGGTATGGGTGGAACGCTTGGACATATCGCTTTGATCTTCGGTTTAGGTGCGATGCTTGGGAAGTTACTTGCTGATGGTGGTGGTGCAACACAAATTGCTGACACACTTATCAGTCGTTTAGGTGAAAAATATGTCCAATGGGCAATGGTCATTGCATCCTTTATTATAGGTATTGCGTTATTCTTTGAAGTAGGTCTTGTATTATTAATTCCACTCGTATTTACAATTGCGAAACGCATGAACATCTCACAATTAAAAATCGGTTTACCGATGGTGACAGCTTTATCTGTAACGCATGGATTCTTACCACCACATCCAGGACCAGTTGTCATAGCATCGGAATTGAATGCGAATATCGGTGAAGTATTGTTATACGGCTTTATCATTGCCATTCCAGTTACAATTGTTTCTGGACCACTATTCGTAAAAATCGCACCTAAATTATCACCAACAGCGTTTCAACGTGAAGGAGATATTTCATCATTAGGTGCAACAAAAACATTTGAAAAAGATGCATTACCTAGCTTTGGATTAAGTACATTTACAGCATTATTACCAGTTATCTTGATGCTATTTGCGACAATATGGCAATTAGTTTCAGGACATACTGATGGCGCAACAAATGCTTTTGAAAGCTTTATCTACTTCATCGGTACAGCAGGTACAGCCATGTTAATCGCCGTTCTGTTTGCAATCTTCAGCATGGGTTTAATGCGTGGTATTGCGATGAAAGATGTGATGGATACATTGACACAAGCCATCTATCCAATCGGTATGATGCTCTTAATTATCGGTGGGGGCGGTGCCTTCAAACAAATCCTTATCGATGGGGGTGTTGGTAAAAGTATTGAAACATTCTTTACTGGTTCACATATCTCACCATTACTACTTGCTTGGCTTGTAGCAGCTGTACTTCGCTTAGCATTAGGTTCAGCAACAGTTGCGGCAATCTCAACAACAGGTATTGTCCTACCATTATTACAAACAGCCGATATTAACTTAGCGCTTGTTGTATTAGCGATTGGTGCAGGTAGTGTCTTCTGTTCACACGTAAACGATGCAGGCTTCTGGATGTTCAAAGAATACTTTGGTTTGACAATCAAAGAAACATTCTTAACATGGTCACTCGTTGAAACAATTATTTCTGTCAGCGGTCTCGTATTCGTCTACTTCTTAAGTTTATTTGTATAA
- the gntK gene encoding gluconokinase, whose protein sequence is MTTYMIGIDIGTTSTKSVLYNEQGVEVGKSQQEYKMYTPTVDTSEEDPDVLFDAVVSTLQGVIQDNDVKPDDISFVSFSAQMHSLILVDDAGKPLTNSITWADNRARYAVEDLKQNHDGQKIYERTGTPMHAMSPLSKMWWLKNDQPALYQQAARFVDIKSYVIYRLTGEWVMDESIASATGLYNLRERDWDQEVLQLLELSAEQLPKLVSTQYICRDMDKNYAQKIGMHATTPIVIGASDGVLSNLGVNSYRPGEVAVTIGTSGAIRTVVDRPLTDSKGRIFCYVLDDEHYVIGGPVNNGGVVLRWLRDELLASEVETAKRLGMDSYDVMTRIAERVEPGAQGLMFHPYLAGERAPLWTSDARGSFIGLTLAHKKEHMIRAVLEGVLFNLYTVYLALVEVMGEIPSKIHATGGFSKSALWRQMMADIFDCELEVPESYESSCLGACAIGSRAIGKRDNYDMIADWVGKTHAHEPNQEVVHMYQELASIFIQVSRSLMSSYEAIAKFQSKHY, encoded by the coding sequence ATGACAACGTATATGATCGGAATAGATATCGGTACAACGAGTACGAAGTCTGTATTGTATAACGAACAAGGTGTAGAAGTTGGTAAGTCACAACAAGAATATAAAATGTATACACCAACAGTAGATACATCAGAAGAAGATCCGGACGTATTATTTGATGCCGTTGTGAGTACATTACAAGGTGTCATTCAAGATAATGACGTCAAACCAGACGACATCTCATTCGTATCATTCAGTGCACAGATGCATAGCTTGATTTTAGTAGATGACGCTGGTAAGCCTTTAACGAACAGTATTACATGGGCAGATAACCGAGCACGCTACGCAGTGGAAGATTTGAAACAGAACCATGACGGTCAAAAAATATATGAGCGCACAGGTACCCCGATGCATGCGATGTCGCCATTAAGTAAAATGTGGTGGCTCAAAAATGATCAACCTGCGCTATATCAACAAGCAGCACGCTTCGTTGATATTAAGTCATATGTGATTTACCGATTGACGGGTGAATGGGTGATGGATGAATCGATTGCTTCAGCGACAGGACTTTACAACTTGCGTGAACGTGATTGGGACCAAGAAGTGCTCCAATTACTTGAACTGTCAGCTGAACAGTTACCGAAATTGGTGTCAACACAATACATTTGTCGGGATATGGATAAAAATTATGCACAAAAAATTGGAATGCATGCGACAACGCCAATCGTCATTGGTGCCAGTGATGGTGTCCTATCAAACTTAGGTGTCAACAGTTACCGTCCGGGTGAAGTTGCTGTAACAATTGGGACTTCTGGTGCAATACGTACAGTTGTTGATCGTCCACTCACAGATAGCAAAGGTCGTATTTTCTGTTATGTATTGGATGACGAACACTATGTGATTGGTGGTCCTGTGAACAACGGTGGTGTCGTATTACGTTGGCTGCGTGATGAGTTGTTAGCGAGCGAAGTAGAGACAGCCAAACGCTTAGGCATGGACAGCTACGATGTGATGACACGTATCGCAGAACGTGTTGAACCAGGTGCGCAAGGTTTGATGTTCCATCCGTATTTAGCTGGGGAACGTGCACCGTTATGGACATCAGATGCAAGAGGATCATTTATTGGTTTGACATTAGCACATAAGAAAGAACATATGATTCGTGCTGTACTTGAAGGCGTATTGTTTAATCTGTACACAGTCTATCTTGCATTAGTAGAAGTAATGGGTGAGATACCATCAAAAATTCATGCAACAGGTGGTTTCTCTAAAAGTGCATTATGGCGTCAAATGATGGCAGATATTTTCGACTGTGAATTGGAAGTGCCAGAAAGCTATGAAAGCTCTTGCCTTGGAGCGTGTGCAATCGGAAGCCGTGCGATTGGTAAGCGTGACAATTATGACATGATTGCGGATTGGGTGGGTAAAACACATGCCCATGAACCGAATCAAGAAGTTGTTCACATGTATCAAGAGTTAGCATCCATCTTTATACAAGTGAGTCGCAGTCTTATGTCATCTTATGAAGCAATTGCAAAATTTCAAAGTAAACATTATTAA
- a CDS encoding GntR family transcriptional regulator — MEFPKQWQQQMSKGEWIAACLRLNMMNGEYEEQEVITENQIAKQFNVSRSPVRDAFKILSQDRLIQLERMGAEVLPFNETKQQEMTDIRLMIESFAFTKVIQRDDLSTIVHAMYQALEMMKVSVKFRDPVSFTEHDIQFHELMVNACEHSYLTHLWMQMKPLMTCQVYISMSRRMSENVEDFNRVITNHQKFVEAVEQRDRRLMYEAFRLNFSDLNNDIGAFWSDQM, encoded by the coding sequence ATGGAGTTTCCAAAACAATGGCAGCAACAGATGTCAAAAGGGGAATGGATTGCAGCATGTTTACGCTTAAACATGATGAATGGTGAATATGAAGAGCAAGAAGTCATTACTGAAAATCAAATCGCCAAACAATTCAATGTCAGCCGTTCACCTGTGAGAGATGCCTTTAAGATTTTGAGTCAAGATCGTTTGATTCAGCTTGAGCGTATGGGAGCAGAAGTATTGCCGTTTAACGAGACGAAACAACAAGAAATGACGGATATCCGTTTAATGATAGAATCTTTTGCTTTTACAAAGGTCATTCAAAGAGATGATTTATCAACCATTGTGCATGCAATGTATCAGGCATTGGAGATGATGAAGGTGAGTGTGAAGTTTCGAGATCCTGTGAGCTTTACAGAGCATGACATTCAGTTCCATGAATTGATGGTGAATGCGTGTGAACACAGTTATCTGACACATTTGTGGATGCAGATGAAGCCATTGATGACTTGTCAGGTATATATCAGTATGTCGAGACGTATGAGTGAGAATGTAGAAGACTTTAATCGTGTCATTACGAACCATCAAAAGTTTGTTGAAGCGGTAGAACAGCGTGATCGTCGATTAATGTATGAAGCTTTCCGACTTAACTTTAGTGATTTAAATAATGATATTGGCGCATTTTGGTCTGATCAAATGTAA
- the pmtD gene encoding phenol-soluble modulin export ABC transporter permease subunit PmtD — MNSLQLVKFDMLSVLKSPLTYIAILLGVLPIAVVVSVVVATGEEVDPNMILSMEKWFFSLIGMMFIVKTLSRDISEGTIQLYLNSLHHRIRYFVAKSLSIIVMSVLITVIVLGITYIVDWTTQGPSIDMKSVGQLPVFYLMLFVIYGLLLFMFNLIVQKPAFVYTLGIFLLLFLVIVSPFIPLIPQIGPKLMEALNYIPIGYLTQKTLEDDMSFTNWQWIINVASCIILFVGNAWLIAKKDI, encoded by the coding sequence ATGAACAGCTTACAATTAGTGAAGTTTGATATGTTGAGTGTTTTAAAAAGTCCTTTAACTTATATCGCTATTTTATTAGGGGTTTTACCAATTGCGGTTGTAGTCAGTGTTGTTGTGGCAACGGGTGAGGAAGTAGATCCGAATATGATTTTATCAATGGAAAAATGGTTCTTTTCTTTAATTGGTATGATGTTTATCGTTAAAACATTAAGTCGAGATATTTCAGAAGGAACGATTCAACTTTATTTAAACAGCTTGCATCATCGTATCCGGTATTTCGTGGCAAAATCACTTTCGATTATTGTGATGAGTGTTTTGATCACAGTGATTGTCTTAGGTATCACGTATATTGTAGATTGGACGACACAAGGACCAAGTATTGATATGAAATCTGTTGGACAATTGCCAGTATTTTATTTAATGCTCTTTGTCATTTACGGTTTATTATTATTTATGTTTAACTTAATCGTGCAAAAGCCTGCGTTTGTCTATACATTAGGGATATTCTTATTACTCTTTTTAGTGATTGTGTCACCGTTTATTCCATTGATTCCACAAATAGGTCCGAAATTGATGGAAGCATTAAACTATATTCCGATTGGTTATTTAACGCAAAAAACATTAGAGGACGATATGTCATTTACGAATTGGCAATGGATCATTAACGTTGCTTCATGTATTATTTTATTTGTAGGAAATGCGTGGTTGATTGCTAAAAAAGATATCTAA
- the pmtC gene encoding phenol-soluble modulin export ABC transporter ATP-binding protein PmtC — MELKQISKQYNKHVVIDHIDFAFNDSRIVGLIGKNGVGKTTLMKIMNGNIVNYSGEVKVSNEDAIGYLIEHPKLYGNKTGLYNLKLFAQVLGKGYDKAYTDNIVRAFGMESYIHKKVKKYSMGMKQKLAIAVSLMNQPKFLILDEPTNGMDPDGSIDVLKTIEKLAKELDMKILISSHKLEDIELICDRAVFLRDGKFVQDMMLTGEQETGQTMIQVTHDDFEAACQYLAEHFNVIQVQKDEGVIIISQQQNYQWLLKGLSSQHIYPTYIQTRKATLRDTYFDINKRGDNA, encoded by the coding sequence ATGGAATTAAAACAAATATCGAAACAGTACAACAAACATGTTGTCATTGATCATATTGATTTTGCATTTAATGACAGCCGTATTGTTGGGCTGATTGGCAAAAATGGTGTCGGTAAAACCACACTAATGAAAATAATGAATGGCAATATTGTGAATTATTCAGGAGAAGTGAAAGTTTCAAATGAAGATGCGATAGGCTATTTAATTGAACATCCGAAGTTATATGGCAATAAAACAGGCCTTTATAATTTGAAATTATTTGCGCAAGTCCTTGGAAAGGGCTATGACAAAGCATATACAGATAATATTGTTAGAGCTTTCGGTATGGAATCGTATATTCATAAAAAAGTTAAGAAATATTCAATGGGAATGAAACAAAAGCTGGCGATTGCGGTTTCACTTATGAATCAGCCTAAGTTTTTAATTTTAGATGAACCGACGAATGGCATGGATCCAGATGGTTCTATTGATGTACTTAAAACAATTGAGAAACTCGCAAAAGAATTAGACATGAAAATTTTGATTTCGAGTCATAAATTAGAAGATATTGAATTGATTTGTGATCGCGCAGTCTTTCTGAGAGATGGCAAGTTTGTTCAGGATATGATGTTGACAGGTGAACAAGAGACAGGTCAAACGATGATTCAAGTTACTCATGATGATTTTGAAGCAGCCTGTCAATATTTAGCAGAACATTTCAATGTGATTCAAGTACAAAAAGATGAAGGTGTTATCATCATCAGTCAACAACAGAATTATCAATGGTTATTGAAGGGCTTATCATCACAACATATTTATCCGACATATATTCAAACGCGTAAAGCAACATTAAGAGATACTTACTTTGACATTAATAAACGAGGTGACAACGCATGA
- the pmtB gene encoding phenol-soluble modulin export ABC transporter permease subunit PmtB, with the protein MLHLIKRNLYLHKNTLILYLILLLVYPIYQRYQPDYEMWLIPVTFIIFFIFMADSAHAFRVHKRFGSDGAYLFQHSLPVSKKQLLNAHYITIVGLTVLTVLLILLYDVNHFYIEVNQVKVSFIYGFIATNLLAFLISFPTSGEQSRKQRPPMFIYILSILGFIPALMALSFVTIGLFVFDNPDYFLMDIGIYYLVFSILTAIFTYIFQMKRIHST; encoded by the coding sequence ATGCTGCACTTAATCAAGCGTAATCTATATTTGCATAAAAATACTTTGATATTATATTTGATTTTATTACTCGTTTATCCAATATATCAGCGTTATCAACCAGATTATGAGATGTGGTTGATACCTGTGACATTTATTATTTTCTTCATTTTTATGGCCGACTCAGCGCATGCATTTCGTGTGCATAAACGATTTGGAAGTGATGGTGCTTATTTGTTTCAACATAGCTTACCCGTCTCAAAGAAACAGCTATTGAATGCGCATTACATCACAATCGTGGGACTCACAGTTCTAACGGTATTATTAATACTTCTATATGATGTCAATCATTTTTATATTGAAGTGAATCAGGTCAAAGTCTCGTTTATATACGGATTTATCGCAACAAACCTTCTTGCGTTTCTGATCTCCTTTCCAACATCAGGGGAACAATCGCGTAAACAACGCCCTCCGATGTTCATTTATATTCTTTCAATATTGGGATTTATACCAGCATTGATGGCTTTAAGTTTTGTCACGATAGGATTATTTGTCTTTGATAATCCGGACTATTTTTTAATGGATATCGGTATTTACTATTTGGTTTTTAGTATTTTAACAGCAATTTTCACATATATTTTTCAAATGAAACGTATACACAGCACTTAG
- the pmtA gene encoding phenol-soluble modulin export ABC transporter ATP-binding protein PmtA, with amino-acid sequence MMNEKAIELNHVRYETKHFSLEDIHFEVPKGYVTGFIGANGSGKTTTIRMIMDLLQPTSGDIKLFGQPMQTDPVGIKDKIGFVYSELYLNDKWKVKKAEKLIAPFYSQWDHELFMDYLKRFELPYDKKIRELSTGMKMKLSLAIALSHHAELYIFDEPTAGLDPVVRNEILDIIQEELLDEQKSVFFSTHIISDLERIADYIVHLQDGHIIVNASKEELLETHHLVRGDSTDLDDELRQLLIHCVEKDGIYSGMTKDAQTFHELFGQRVTISPMTVEEIMVHYEQHKKGVMNHDNAH; translated from the coding sequence ATGATGAATGAAAAAGCGATTGAACTCAATCATGTACGTTATGAGACGAAACATTTCTCATTAGAAGATATTCATTTTGAAGTGCCAAAAGGGTATGTGACAGGTTTTATCGGTGCGAACGGTTCAGGGAAAACGACAACGATTCGAATGATTATGGACTTATTACAGCCGACATCAGGCGATATAAAATTGTTCGGCCAACCGATGCAAACAGATCCGGTAGGTATTAAAGATAAAATCGGCTTTGTTTATTCAGAGTTGTACTTAAATGATAAATGGAAGGTTAAAAAGGCAGAGAAGTTGATCGCACCATTTTATAGTCAATGGGATCATGAATTATTTATGGATTATTTGAAACGCTTTGAACTGCCATATGATAAAAAAATCCGTGAGCTATCAACAGGTATGAAGATGAAGTTATCACTTGCAATTGCACTGAGTCATCATGCGGAATTGTATATATTTGACGAACCGACAGCAGGATTGGATCCCGTTGTCCGCAATGAAATTTTAGACATTATTCAAGAAGAATTGTTAGATGAACAAAAATCCGTCTTCTTCTCGACACATATCATTTCTGATTTAGAGCGTATTGCAGATTATATCGTTCACTTACAGGACGGTCATATTATTGTGAATGCCTCTAAGGAAGAACTATTAGAAACACATCATCTTGTACGAGGTGATAGTACAGATTTGGATGATGAATTGCGTCAGTTACTCATTCATTGTGTTGAAAAAGATGGAATATATAGTGGCATGACAAAAGACGCCCAAACATTCCATGAATTGTTCGGTCAACGTGTCACAATTTCACCTATGACTGTGGAAGAAATCATGGTGCATTATGAACAACACAAAAAGGGTGTGATGAATCATGATAACGCTCATTAA
- the pmtR gene encoding PSM export ABC transporter transcriptional regulator PmtR — protein MKILLQNNSASPIYEQIKQQIKEQILRGTLPAGANLPSMRELAKDLSVSVITTKRAYEDLEKEGYLTSIRGKGTFVREQDTSILKEKQFIVIEELTQSLVKEAKTIGMPLSELQDIVKMLYEEEL, from the coding sequence ATGAAAATATTACTGCAGAATAATAGTGCATCGCCCATATATGAACAAATTAAGCAACAAATTAAAGAACAGATATTACGTGGCACACTACCAGCAGGTGCGAATCTTCCATCTATGAGAGAACTTGCGAAAGATTTAAGTGTCAGTGTCATTACAACGAAACGTGCCTATGAAGATTTAGAAAAAGAAGGCTACTTAACTTCCATTCGTGGAAAGGGCACATTTGTTAGAGAACAAGACACGTCTATTTTGAAAGAGAAACAATTTATCGTCATCGAAGAACTTACACAGTCACTCGTAAAAGAAGCAAAAACAATCGGGATGCCTTTGTCAGAACTTCAAGACATCGTCAAGATGCTATATGAGGAGGAATTATGA
- a CDS encoding SE1626 family protein yields the protein MKHLTKIFVILASIIFIVGMFFQIQGEESAAIKLFMATILFMVCAFISRNNDRKKNR from the coding sequence GTGAAACATCTAACAAAAATATTTGTAATCTTGGCGTCTATCATCTTTATTGTTGGGATGTTTTTTCAAATACAAGGTGAAGAGTCAGCAGCCATTAAACTGTTTATGGCGACCATTTTATTTATGGTATGTGCCTTTATTAGTCGTAACAATGATAGAAAAAAGAATAGATAA